A window of Gallaecimonas kandeliae genomic DNA:
GTCTTCGCCCGGCGCCTGGCCTGCGAGGAACTGGAACCGGCCCTGGCCGACAGCCTCACCGGCCTCTACCGCCAGACCCTGGCCAGCCTGGAGGAAGGGCAATGAAGATCCTCAGCCTGCGCCTCAAGAACCTCAACTCCCTCAAGGGGGAGTGGCATATCGATTTTCGCCAGCCCCCCTTCAGGGACAACGGCCTCTTCGCCATCACAGGTGCCACCGGGGCCGGCAAGACCACGCTGCTGGACGCCATCTGCCTGGCCCTCTACCACGAGACGCCGCGCATGAAGACGGTGTCCCAGTCCAGCAACGAACTCATGACCCGCCACACCAGCGAGGCCCTGGCCGAGGTGGAATTCGAGGTCAAGGGCCAGGGCTACCGCGCCTTCTGGCAGCAGCGCCGGGCCCGCGACAAGGCCGACGGCAAGCTCCAGCCTCCCAGGGTGGAGCTGGCGCGGCTGGACGGTGAGATCCTCACCGACAAGATCAACGACAAGCTCAGGCTCACCGAGGAGCTGACCGGCCTCGACTTCGGCCGCTTCACCATGTCCATGCTGCTGGCCCAGGGGGGCTTCGCCGCCTTCCTCAACGCCGACGCCAACAAGCGCGCCGAACTGCTCGAAGAGCTGACCGGCACCGAGATCTACGGCCAGATCTCCCAAAGGGTCTTCGAAGACACCCGCAACCTGGAGCAGGTCGTCAAGGTGCTGGAGGCCAAGGCCGGTCAGATAGCGGTGCTGCCGGACGAGGAGCGGGCGGATCTGGCCACGCAGCTGGAGGCGCTGCGCGCCGAGGAAAAGACCCTCAACGACCAGTTGCTCAAGGTCGCCACCCAGCTCGACTGGCGCCGGCAGCTGGACGCGGCCGGCCAGGAACTCAAGGCCGCAGAGGCCCAGCTGGCCGAAGCCAGCCAGCACTGGCAACAGGCCGAGCCCCAGTTGAAGAGGCTCAAGGCCGCCAAGCCCGCCGAAGCGTTGCGCCCCCTCTACCGCCGCTGGCAGCAGCTGGGGGAGGAACTGGCCACCAACCACCAGGCCGAGACGGTGCTGGCCACGCGCCTGGCCGAACTCGAGGCCCGCCAGGGAGAGGCGGCCCGCCAGGGGGAGGCCCTGGCCAGGACCCAACACCAGCAGCTCCGGGCCGAACTTCAGCGCCAGCAGGGCGAAAGGACTGAGCGCCAGCAGTGGCTGGCCCAGCACCAGCAGGACGGCGAGCTGGCGGCCCAGCTCAGCGGTTGGCAGCAGTGGCAGCGCCAATTGGAGGCCGAGCGCCGCAGCGGCCAGCAGGAAGAGGCGCGCCGCCAGCGCCTGCTGGACAGTCTTACCGAGGCCCAGCAGGGCCTGGCCAGGCTGGAGCAGCAGGCCAATCTGGCCCAGGGCGAGGCCCGCCAGGCCGAGCAGCGCCTCCAGCAGGCCGAGCAACAACTCGGCGCCTTGCTGGACGGCCACAGCCTCGACGACTGGCGCAGTCATTGGCAGGGGCAGCAGAAGCTGCTGCCCCTGGCCCAGGCCCAGCAGCAGGCCGAAGACCGCCAGGGAGAGCTGGCCGCCACCCAGGGCCAGACGGAGCAGGCCATCCGGGAGCTCGAACAACAGCGCCTGGCCCTGCGGGAGCGCTTCAAGCTGCTGCGCGAGCAGCAAAAGGACAAGGAAAGGCTGCTGGCCCAGGAAAAGACCATCTTTGAGCTGGCCCACTACCGCAGCCGCCTCAAGCCCGGCGAGCCCTGCCCCTTGTGCGGCGCCGCCGAGCATCCCGGCATCAGGGACTATGAGTCCCTGGACAGCAGCGGCACCGAGGAGGCCCTGGCGCGGCTGACCGAGGAGCTGGCCGCCATCGAGTCCCAGGGCACCAGCCTGGGGGTACGCATCGAGGAATACGGCAAGCTGCTTGGCCAATACCGCCAGGAGCAGCAGCAGCTGGCGGCGGCCATGGCCGAGCGCGGCCAGCAACTGGCCGGCAAAAGCTACCAGGCCTTGCTGGCGGAGCTGGGCCGCTTGGAAGAGACCATGGCCGCCATAGAGGCGGCCGCCAAGGCCCGTGACCAGCAACAACAGGATTGGCAGCGGGCCCACTTCGACGCCGAGAAGGCCAGGGACAAGGCCGCCTTCGGCCAGCAGCAGCTGGCCGAGCAGCGGCGCCAATTGGCCGAGGCCGGTGAGCGCCAGGGCCAACTGGCCGAACAGCTGGTGGCCGCCGAGCAGCACTTCAATGACGCCCTGGCCGCCTTTGGTTTGCAGGCAGGCGAGGACTGGCAAGCCCAGTGCCAGGCCCGTATTCAGGCCCACCAGGGCGCCCAGCAGCGGCTGGCGGAGCTGGACAAGGCGTTGGAGTTGGGCGGCCACCACCTGGAGCGCTGGCAGCAGCAGCGTGAGCTGTGGCGCCAGCGCCTGGGGGAACTGGCCCCCTGGCAGCAGGAAGTGCCCGGGTTGGCGTTGGAGGAACTGGAGCGGCGCTTCAGCGAGGCCGGCGACGCCCTCAAGGAAGGGAGGGCCGAACTCAAGGCGCGCCGCCAGCGCTCAGCAGAGCTGGCCGAGCAGCAAAGCCAGGCCCTGGGCCAGTGGCAGCAAGAGCTCAAGGCCAGCCCCTTCAAGGACGAGGCCGCCTTCCACGACGCCCTGCTGCCCATCGAGGAGCAGCAACGCCTGGCCGAGCTGGAGCAGCGCCTCCACGATGCCCTGGTCGCCGCCCAGAGCCGGGCGGCGGATCTCAAGGCCAGGGTTCAACTGCTGGGCCGAGACCGCCAAGGGGAGGCGAGCCTGGACGAACTCAAGGCCAGGGAACAGGGGCTGCGCGAACAGCTGCGCGCCCTGGCCAGCCAGGACGGCGCCCTGGACACCCGCCTCAAGGCCGATGCCGAGGCCAGGGCCGCCCTGGGTGAGCTGGGCCAGGAGCTGGAAGCCAGGCGGGGCGAACTGGCCCTGCAACAGCACCTCAACGGCCTGATAGGATCGCGCAGCGGCGACAACTTCCGCCGCTTCGCCCAGGGCCTGACCTTGGATCACCTGATCCTGCTGGCCAACCGCCAACTGCAGCGGCTGCACGGCCGTTACCAGCTGGCCCGCAAGGAAGGAGCCGAGCTGGAACTGGAGGTGCGGGACTGCTGGCAGGCGGACGTGGCCAGGGACACCCGCACCCTGTCCGGCGGCGAGAGCTTCCTGGTCAGTCTGGCCCTGGCCTTGGCCCTGTCGGACCTGGTCAGCCAGAAGACCGCCATCGATTCCTTGTTCCTGGACGAGGGCTTCGGCACCCTGGACGCCGACACCCTGGAGGTGGCCCTGGACGCCCTGGACAACCTCAACGCCAGCGGCAAGATGATCGGCGTGATCAGCCACGTCGAGGCCCTCAAGGAGCGGATCCCGGTGCAGGTCAAGGTGCACAAGGGCGCCGGCATGGGCTATTCGCGCCTGGACGGGCGCTTTGCCATGGCTCAGCCCTGATTGGCTAGCTCGATGAGGTTCTGGTCCGGGTCGCGGATGTAGAGGGACAGCAGGGGGCCAGTAGCGCCGGTGCGCGCCACAGGCCCTTCTTCCAGGGCGACGCCGAGGGCGGCCAGCTCCGCCTGCACCTGGGCCAGGGGCGTGCTGGTGATGAAACAGAGGTCCGCCGAGCCCGGCGTGGGGGCCTTGGCCTTGGGTTCGAATTCCCGACCGGCCTGGTGGAGGTTGATCTTCTGTTGGCCGAAGGCCAGGGCCTTGCGGTCTCCTTTGAAGGTGACCACCTCGAAGCCCAGCACGCGCCGGTAGAAGGTGCAGCTGGCGTCGATGTCGGCCACCGTCAGCACCAGGTGATCCAAATGGCTGATTTCCATCTATAGGCTCCTCTCTCCCGCCTTGCCCCCGGGGCCGCCCTGGGCCAGACTCTGGGCTGACCCGGCATGGGCCGGGCAACGACTTTCCCACGGGCATGGACCCGACACAAGGAGTACAGATGGCAACAGTAAGCCTCCAGGGCAACCCCGTCACCGTCGAGGGCGAACTGCCCACCAAGGGCCAGCAGGCCCCCGCCTTCCGCCTGGTGGCCGGCAACCTGGCCGACCTCGGGCTTGAGGACTTCGCCGGTAAGCGCAAGATCCTCAACATCTTCCCCAGCGTCGACACCCCCACCTGCGCCGCCTCGGTGCGCAAGTTCAACGAGCAGGCCGCTGCCCTCAACAACACTGTGGTGCTCTGCATCAGCGCCGACCTGCCGTTCGCCCAGGCCCGCTTCTGCGGCGCCGAAGGCATCGAAGGGGTCACCAACCTGTCGATGATGCGCGGCAGCAGCTTCCTCAAGGACTACGGCGTGGCCATCGCCGACGGCCCCCTGGTGGGCCTGGCCGCCCGCGCCGTTGTGGTGCTGGACGAGCACGACAAGGTGTTGCACAGCGAGCTGGTGCCGGAAATAGCCAACGAGCCCGACTACGCCGCCGCCCTGGCCGTGCTCTAAGGGCAAACAAGCTCAAAAAAGGCAGCCACTGGGCTGCCTTTTTTCATGCGCTGGCCTTGGCACCGGCGCCGAGGGCGCTCAGCCAGAGCACCAGGCCGGCGCCCAGGGAAGCCAGGGGGCTGGCCGGGCCGGCCAGCACCGGCACCAGCAGGGCCAGCAGCACCAGGGCGGCGCCGGTCAGGTAATGGGGCCTGTAGCGCAGCAGCCGCGCCAGGGGCAGGAAATGCAGCCCTATCACCAGCAGGGCGAAGGGCACCAGCCATTGGGGGTGGCCGCCGAGGCTCAGCAGGTTGCCTCCTACCACCAGCGCCAGCCATTGCACCAGGTTGACCCAGAGGAAGCCGCGGCGGGCGTCGGCGTCCATGGGCCTGTTGGCACCGGCACGAAGGGTTTTTAAGGGGCCGGCCAGCAGCAACAGGGTGACGGCGGCGACGGCGGCCAGGGCCGGTAGGCCGAGTTCCCCGAGCTGGTTGCAAGCGAGCAGCAGCCAGGCGCTGCCGAACAGGGCCATGATCAGGGCGCCCTTGGCGCGGCCGCTGGAAGGATGTTGTTGCATCTTTGACCTCCTTGTCGATGGCTGGCCAGGATGGCACGGGGCTCTTGGCTGACGCAAGACTGGCCGATTGGCTTTCCCAGCGACCCTGCACTGATGCTACTATCCGCCCTCTTCTGAATTAGGGCCCCACCATGACCGACACCACCTTCGCCGATCTCGGCCTCAGCAAGGCTTTGCTGGACGCCGTTGCCGAACAGGGCTATGAGCACCCCTCTCCCATCCAGGCCCAGGCCATACCGGCGGTGTTGGAAGGCCGTGACGTCATGGCTGCCGCCCAGACCGGCACCGGCAAGACCGCCGGCTTCACCCTGCCTTTGCTGCAGCGCCTGAGCGGCGGCCCCAAGGTCCAGGGCAATCAGGTCAGGGCCCTGGTGCTGACCCCCACCCGCGAACTGGCGGCCCAGGTGGCCGAGAGCGTCACCACTTACGGTAAGAACCTGCCCCTGCGCTGCCAGGTGGTGTTCGGGGGCGTCAAGATCAATCCCCAGATGATGGGCCTGCGCCGCGGCGCCGACGTGCTGGTGGCCACCCCCGGCCGCCTGCTGGACCTCTACCAGCAGAACGCCGTCCGTTTCAGCCAGCTCGAAGTGCTGGTGCTGGACGAAGCCGACCGCATGCTGGACATGGGCTTTATCCACGACATCAAGAAGGTGCTGGCGGTCCTGCCGCCCAAGCGCCAGAACCTGCTGTTCAGCGCCACCTTCAGCGACGAGATCCGCGCCCTGGCCAAGGGCCTGATCCACGATCCTGTCGAAGTCTCTGTGACGCCGCCCAACAGCACCGCCGAACGGGTCGAGCAGGCCATCTACCCGGTGGACAAGAAGCGCAAGCCGGCACTGCTGTGCAAGCTCATCCATGACAACGACTGGCAGCAGGTGCTGGTGTTCACCAAGACCAAGCACGGCGCCAACAAGCTGAGCCGCCAGTTGGAAGACGACGGCATCACCGCCGCCGCCATCCACGGCAACAAGAGCCAGGGTGCCCGCACCAAGGCCCTGGCCGACTTCAAGAGCGGCGCCATCCGGGTACTGGTGGCCACCGACATCGCCGCTCGCGGCCTCGACATCGACCAGCTGCCCCAGGTGGTGAACTTCGAGCTGCCCCATGTGGCCGAGGACTATGTGCACCGCATCGGCCGTACCGGCCGGGCCGGAGCCAGCGGCAAGGCCATCTCCCTGGTCTGCGCCGACGAAGACAAGGAACTGCGCGGCATAGAGCGGCTGATCCGCCTGCAGTTGCCGCGGGTCCAGGAGCCGGGCTTCGAGCCGGTCAACGACCTGGGGGAATCGACCCCGGACAACAGGCCTGCCAAGCCCAAGAAACCCAAGAAGCCCAAGCAACACCTGGATGGCCAGCGTGCCCCTGCCCACGACGGCCCCTCCCAGGGCCGTCACAGCGGCCAGGACGGCGAAGGCCGCCGCCAGGGCCAAGGCCAAGGCCGCGGCGAAGGCCAGCGCCGCACCGAGGGGCGCCAGGGCGAACGCCAGGGCGGTGAAGGCCGCCGCCAGGGTCAGGGCCAACGCCGCGGCGAAGGTCAGGGCCAGCGTGACGGTAACCGCGATGGCGACCGCCGCAGTGCCGAGGGTAACCGCAGCGGCCAGCGCCAGGGCGGCCAGCGCAGCGGTAACAGTGGCGGCCAGCGCCAAGGTGGCCAGCGCAGCGGCAACCGTCAGGGCGGCAACCGCGGCGACGTCAACGGCAACCGTTGAGCCAAACCCCAGACAGCAAAAAGGCGCCCCAGGGCGCCTTTTCTTATGGCTGGCTCTTCTTCGGCAGCTGGGGTGGCACTATGCCGTCTTCCGGGGGATATATGACCATCTCCAGCTTGGGTTCGGGGCAGGGCACGGCGGCCGGGTCCGTGCCCCTGGCGGTGGGCTTGGAAGAAGGCTGTACCGGGGTGCAGTTGTCGGTGGCGGGGCCCAGGCCCTGGTTGGCGCTCTCGGGCATTTCGGCGCAGCCGGCCAGCGCCAGGGCGGCCAGGGCCAGTAGCACTTTGTCTTTCATCGATCTTTCCCTAATCAGCCTGGAAGGACTCCGACCTTAATGGCAGCCCACAGGGCAGGTCAACAGCCGAGGGCGCCGGCCGGGCATGAAAAAGCGGCGCTAGCGCCGCTCTTTTTCAGGCCTGGGTGTCGATGTTATTGCCCAGCGGCCCCTGGGGTTTGGCGGTGCTGACTTGGACGCCGTCGTCCTTGTCGCCGTCGCCGTCCGGTTTGTTGCCTTCCACCTGATCCCTGGCCTGGCTGGCCTGGACGGCCGCCTGCTGGGCCAGGATGGAGCTTGCTGAGTTGACGTTCATAAGGCTTACCCATTGCTCTTTGGCACCGGCATTGGTGCCAGCCGTAAGTGTGGTACAGCCTGCTTAAAAAAGTCTTACCTCAACAAGCGGGCCCGGAAGTTGCGGCCCTTGATGCCCTGGCCCAGCTGCTTGAGGGCCCGCTGCGCCGCTTCCTTGCTGACGGCCACGAAGGCCCAGTCTTCGGCGATCTGGATCTTGCCCACCTGGTTGCCTTCCAGGCCACCCTTGGCGGTGAGGGCGCCGAGGATGTCGCCGGGGCGCAGCTTCTGGCGCTTGCCGGCGTCGATCTGCAAGGTGCTCATCACCGCCTGGTAGGGCGCCTGGAGTAGCAGGGATTGGGGCGGCAGGGGGTTTTCTTCAACCCGCAGCTGGAGGTATTCCTCCAACGCCAGCAGCCGCTGGCCGTCCTTGGGGCTGAACAAGGTGCAGGCCAGGCCCTTGCTGCCGGCGCGGCCGGTACGGCCGATGCGGTGCACATGCACTTCGGGGTCATGGGCTAGCTGGTAGTTCACCACCAGGTCCAGGGCGTCGATGTCCAGGCCCCTGGCCGCCACGTCCGTGGCCACCAGCACTGTGGTGCTGCGGTTGGCGAAGCTGACCAGCGTCTGGTCGCGGTCCTTCTGCTCCAGGTCGCCGTGCAAGGCCAGGGCGCTGAAGCCCTTGGCCGCCAGGCTGTCGGCCAGGTCCTGGGTTTCGCGCTTGGTGTTGCAGAACACCACCGCCGATTCCGGCTGGTACTGTTGCAGCAGCAGTTGCACCGCCTGGCGGCGCTGGGCGTCGTCGGCCACCAGATGGAAACGCTGGGCTATGCTGGCCTGGCTGTGGCCGCCTTCGACGGTCACCCGCACCGGGTCCACCAGGATGCGCCTGGCCACCGCTTCGATCTGGTCGGGGAAGGTGGCGGAGAACAGCAAGGTCTGGCGGTTACCTGGGGCGCGCTGGATGATGCCGTCGATGACGTCCTGGAAGCCCATGTCGAGCATGCGGTCCGCCTCGTCCAGCACCAGGCAGTTGAGGTGGTCGAGGCGCATCGTGCCCCTGTCCAGGTGGTCCGCCACCCGGCCCGGGGTGCCCACTATGATATGGGCGCCGTGTTCCAGGGAGCCGACCTGGGGCCCGAAGGGCATGCCGCCGCAGAGCGTCAACACCTTGATGTTGTGGACGGCGCGGGCCAGCTTGCGGATCTCGGTGGCCACCTGGTCGGCCAGCTCCCGGGTGGGGCAGAGCACCAGGGCCTGGATGCGGAATTTCTTCACTTCCAGGCGGTGCAGCAGGCCGAGGCCGAAGGCGGCTGTCTTGCCGGAGCCGGTCTTGCCCTGGGCTATGACGTCCTTGCCGGCCAGCATCAACGGCAGGCTCTGGGCCTGGATGGGGGTCATGCTGTGGTAGCCGAGGCTGGCGAGGTTGGCCACCAGGGCGTCGCCCAGGGGCAAGGTGGAGAAGGCGGTCTGGCTCAAGGGAAGATCCTACTGCTGCTGAAGGGGCCCCGGCGGGGAGCGCGAATAATATACAGCTTTGCGCCTTTGTCAAAGGAACTGGGCCCAGAACGGGCCCAAGTCGCCAATTCAGATCAAGGTGGCGCCGTCGAAGTGCCGGATGGCCAGGGCCCTGGGATCGAGGCCCTCGATACAGCCGAGATTGAGCCTGACGTGCCCCGGCTTCTGCACCAGCTCGTGAAAGACGTAGATGCCGCAGTGGCGGCAAAACCAGTTGCTTATCACAAGGTCGTTCCATTGGTAGCAGTGCAGGGCCTCCTGGCCTTGCAGCAGCTGGAAGGCGTCAGGGCCGAAATAGGGCTCGGACATGATGGCGTTGCGGCGGATGCACAGGGAGCAGTTGCACTGCAGGGCCTGGCTGATGGGGGCGCAATAGAGGGAAAAGCGCACGGCGCCGCAATGGCAGCGGCCCTGGTACTGGGTTGTCATCCTGGTCTCCTGGCTCTTGCCCCTGGGGGCGGCTTTGGGCAGCATAGGCTTTTTCATCAAGGGATTTCACCATGAAACTCAAGCTCTTGCTGGCTGGCTTCCTGCTGGCCCTGTGCGGCCAGGCCTTTTCGGCCAGCCAAGGTTTCAGCGAAGGCAAGGATTACAAGACCCTGGCCGAGCCCATAGTGGTCAAGGGTAAGCAGCCTTTTCTCATCGAGTACTTCTGGCTGGGCTGCCCCCACTGCCAGGCCCTCAATCCCCTGATGATGGACTTCGAAAAGGCCCATCCCGGCACCCGCGTCATCCACAGGCCCGCCATAGGGGGGCCGCGCTGGGTCTGGGACGCCCACGTCTTCTACGCCCTGATGGAAACGGGCCACGGCAGCCTGTTCAACGACTTCCTCGACTTCTACAAGGCCAAGCGCCTGGCGGACAAGAAGCTGCCGGATCTCGACGACATCAAGGACTACCTGGACAAGCACGGCGTCGACAGCCAGGCCTTCGTCAAGGCCATGGACAGCGACGCCACCATGGCCAAGCTGGAGCGGGACCTCAAGGACGAAGAGACCATAGGGGTGCACCTGGTGCCGACCATTGTAGTGGCGGGCAAGTACCTGGTGCTGGCGCCCCACGAAGGCAAAGAGGACCAGGCCAAGCGCTACTTTGCCCTGATCGACTACCTGCTGGCCAAAGCCAGCTCCTGAAAAAAAAGGCGCCCTTGGGCGCCTTTTTCAATCCTGGCTATTTAGCAGCGCCAGCTGTAGCCGGTCATTCCTTGTCACCCAGCTCCCGCCACGTCAGCCAGGGCCGGCTATTTGGCAGCGCCAGCTGTGGCCGGTTATTCCTTGTCACCCAGCTCCCGCCACGTCAGCCAGAGTCGGCTATTTGGCAGCTCCAGCTGTGGCCGGTTATTCCTTATCACCCAGCTCCCGCCACGTCAGCCAGAGTCGGGTGTCCAGCTCCAGCTGGTGGTAGGCGGGCTCTATGTGGCAGCACAGCTGGTAGAAGCGCTTGTTGTGGTCCTTCTCCTGGAAGTGGGCCAGCTCGTGGGCCAGGATCATGCGCAGGAACTCCGGCGGCCCTTCGCGGAACAGCGCCGCTATGGTCAGGCTGTTCTTCATCTTCAGCTTGGCCCCCTGCACCTGTGCCTTGTAGCTGTGCAGCCCCAATGTGTGCTTGACCGGGCTCAGCTTGGCGTCATAACGGGCCGACGCCAGGGGCGGGGCATTGCGCATGTGCCGTTCCTTGAGGCTCTTGGCCTCCTGGAACAAGGCCTTGTCACTCTGGATTGGGTGGCGGTGGGGGTATTTGTTGTCGAGATAGGCCCCCAGCCGGCCGCTGGCGATGAGATCGCGCACCTGGGCCAGGATATGTTCGGGGTAGCCGCTGAGATATTTGAGGTCCTGCATGGCGCCATTGTAAGGGCTGGCGGCGGCCAAGGGGAGGGGAAAGAAGGGGCGGTTGCCCGCCCCTTTGTCTTTAGAAGTTGACCCAGGTGGAGCTGGCTTCCTCTGACTCGGTTGACGGTGCGGTGTCAGGGAGATGAAGGCGCTACTGGCCGGGCCAGACATAGCTTTACCTTGCCTTTACGTTGCTTTGCCGCCCCTTGGTTATAAAGAGGCAGTCAAAGTGGAAAAAAGGAGAAGAAGATGGACAACAAGGCCCTTGCCTGCCTGCTGCTGCCTTTGCTGCTGGCCGGCTGCGGCGGTGGCGGCGGCTCGGACAGCGCCGTTGCCAGCCCTGATCCCGGTCCCAACCAGGCCCCCGTCGCCGATGCCGGCAGCGACCAGAGCCTGACCACAGGCGCCACGGCCCAGCTTTCCGGCGCCGCCAGCCATGACCCGGACGGTGACGCCCTGAGCTACCACTGGCAGCTGAGCCAGAAGCCGGCCGGCAGCACCGCGACCCTGGCCGGGGCCGGCAGCGTCAGCGCCAGCTTCGTGGCCGACCTGGCCGGGGACTACCAGCTGACCCTGGTGGTGAGCGACGGCCAGCTGGATTCGAGCCCCGACGAGGTGCTGGTCACGGCCAGCAGCCCGGCCTCGGGCCCCGTGGATCTGACCAATGCCATACTCACCAGCAGGGACGCCGACTGCGCCAGCTATGCCGGCAGCTATACGGCCCATGTCCAGGACTTCCACCGCAGCCTGGACTTCACGGCCAGCCTGACCATCAGCGCCGACGCCGACAAATGCCACTTCGCCACCAACGTCATCCCCAACCACGACTTCGACGACGGCGACCGCGCCTTCGCCAACAACGTCAGCGCCCAGGACGACCAGTATGCGGTGCCCAGGCACCCGGCCTTCGCCGCCAGCACCACGGCCCTGACGCTGGAGACCACCAACGCCATGCTGCTCAACGGCGCCGTCGTCGACCTGCTGCCGGCGGCCTGCTGGGGCGTGGGGGACGGCAAGATAGGCTGCAACGACGACGCCACCCCCTGGCGCTACGACCCCGACAACCCCCTGGCCGACTTCGGCACCGACAGCCACCACGCCCACGCCCAGCCCAACGGCACCTACCACTACCACGGCGATCCCAGGGCCCTCTACGGCGAGGCGGGGGACGCCCCATCGCCCCTGATCGGCTTCGCCGCCGACGGCTTCCCCGTCTTCGGCCCCTATATCGAGAAGAACGGCCAGATAGTGGCGGTGCGCTCCAGCTACCAGCTCAAGGCCGGCACCAGGCCAGGCGGCAGCGAGGGTCCGGGCGGCAGCTATGACGGCACCTACCGCGACGACTACGAATATGTGGCCGGCGCCGGGGACCTGGACGAATGCAACGGCATGACGGTGGACGGCCAGTACGGCTACTACATCAGCCAGGGCTTCCCCTACGTGATGAACTGCTTCAAGGGCACCCCCGACAGCTCCTTCACCAAGACGGGCGCCGCCCTCGCCAACCGCCTGCACGGCCACGGGCTCGGCTACGGCCAGCAGCATGTCGCCGGCCTCAACGACGACGATGACCACTGAATGCCAAGGCCCCAAAAGGGGCCTTTTCTTTGGCCTGCGGCCGGCAGGATA
This region includes:
- a CDS encoding YHYH protein; amino-acid sequence: MDNKALACLLLPLLLAGCGGGGGSDSAVASPDPGPNQAPVADAGSDQSLTTGATAQLSGAASHDPDGDALSYHWQLSQKPAGSTATLAGAGSVSASFVADLAGDYQLTLVVSDGQLDSSPDEVLVTASSPASGPVDLTNAILTSRDADCASYAGSYTAHVQDFHRSLDFTASLTISADADKCHFATNVIPNHDFDDGDRAFANNVSAQDDQYAVPRHPAFAASTTALTLETTNAMLLNGAVVDLLPAACWGVGDGKIGCNDDATPWRYDPDNPLADFGTDSHHAHAQPNGTYHYHGDPRALYGEAGDAPSPLIGFAADGFPVFGPYIEKNGQIVAVRSSYQLKAGTRPGGSEGPGGSYDGTYRDDYEYVAGAGDLDECNGMTVDGQYGYYISQGFPYVMNCFKGTPDSSFTKTGAALANRLHGHGLGYGQQHVAGLNDDDDH